A genomic segment from Cyprinus carpio isolate SPL01 chromosome A22, ASM1834038v1, whole genome shotgun sequence encodes:
- the LOC109079629 gene encoding complement factor H-related protein 2-like, translated as MRKLKMKYCEVFLFLQLMFMDVSTKEVTCEGEQLINVDIVVGHPGIISPYKPGHILVFRCTDVNLKMYGQRTIECLSNGKWDQSFPKCGVFIVYLFVICYFYTTENNIKIKRFPDLEGPVKPGHNLTFSCNGQGLILKGQREITCQPNGEWSSPFPKCERKDIQKAACAANLTGNIIIESEVSIIPGHTLKLSCNGQGLILKGQREITCQANGEWSSPFPKCEMRTACGPPPHQENADTEEMPKNEYSYGEKVKYICYNKFTMEGYPYLTCAQGEWRGYFICLKPCMVTVEEMDKRGIELKWGERQKIFSPHKDTISFACQKGKYLKDGTDLRQTCTNGVMLLPRCA; from the exons ATGAGGAAA cttaaaatgaaatattgtgaagtatttctCTTTCTTCAATTAATGTTCATGGATGTCTCAACAAAAG AAGTTACCTGTGAAGGTGAACAGCTCATCAATGTTGACATCGTAGTTGGACATCCGGGTATCATTTCACCTTATAAACCTggacatattttagtttttcgaTGCACTGATGTGAACCTGAAAATGTATGGCCAGCGAACAATTGAATGTTTGTCAAATGGAAAATGGGATCAGTCATTTCCAAAATGTGGAG TTTTTATTGTATATCTTTTTGtcatatgttatttttacacaacaGAGAACAACATCAAAATTAAGAGATTTCCTGATCTTGAGGGTCCAGTCAAACCTGGacataatttaacattttcatgCAATGGACAAGGACTGATTTTAAAAGGACAGAGAGAAATCACCTGCCAGCCAAATGGAGAATGGAGCAGCCCATTTCCAAAATGCGAAAGGAAGGACATACAAA AGGCAGCGTGTGCTGCAAACCTCACAGGAAATATTATCATAGAGTCTGAGGTTTCAATCATACCTGGGCACACATTAAAACTTTCATGCAATGGACAAGGACTGATTTTGAAAGGACAGAGAGAAATCACCTGCCAGGCAAATGGAGAATGGAGCAGCCCATTTCCAAAATGTGAAA TGAGAACTGCATGTGGGCCACCACCACACCAGGAAAATGCAGACACAGAAGAAATGCCAAAAAATGAATATAGTTATGGGGAGAAAGTCAAATACATTTGCTATAATAAATTCACAATGGAAGGCTACCCATACTTGACCTGTGCGCAAGGTGAATGGAGAggatattttatatgtttaa AGCCCTGTATGGTGACAGTGGAAGAAATGGATAAAAGGGGTATAGAGTTGAAGTGGGGTGAACGGCAAAAAATATTCTCACCACACAAGGATACAATCTCCTTTGCATGTCAAAAAGGGAAATATTTAAAAGATGGAACTGACTTAAGACAAACGTGTACAAATGGAGTGATGCTTCTGCCTCGGTGTGCATAA
- the LOC109079627 gene encoding E-selectin-like, which translates to MHGQRTIECMSDGKWDQPFPVCRELTCELKSTKINPEGKIIFRAGESVEITCSKKRLWFLKETSKTFTCQENGEWDHKPVCGEIRCEVPRDQHVSHPDFYFRGDMKLGAKQNYYCESGYEKMAEEATCTRDGWTPNPLCAEMTVSRKLWTTTTSEQCRYSRNGQKRNTLQERVLNTSALINTHWIRAPLICVTLSPNT; encoded by the exons ATGCATGGACAACGAACAATTGAATGCATGTCAGATGGAAAATGGGATCAGCCATTTCCAGTATGTAGAG AATTAACTTGTGAGCTTAAGTCAACCAAGATCAACCCAGAGGGAAAGATTATTTTCAGAGCTGGAGAAAGTGTGGAGATCACCTGCTCTAAAAAACGCCTTTGGTTTTTGAAAGAaaccagcaaaacatttacatgcCAAGAGAACGGGGAGTGGGATCATAAGCCTGTTTGTGGAG AGATTAGATGTGAAGTTCCACGTGACCAGCATGTGTCTCACCCAGACTTTTACTTCAGAGGAGATATGAAACTGGgagcaaaacaaaattactattgCGAGTCTGGGTATGAGAAAATGGCAGAAGAAGCCACATGTACACGAGATGGTTGGACACCAAATCCACTGTGTGCtg AGATGACAGTATCAAGAAAATTGTGGACCACCACCACCAGTGAACAATGCAGATACAGTAGAAATGGACAAAAAAGGAATACATTACAGGAGAGGGTGTTGAATACATCTGCTTTAATAAATACACACTGGATACGAGCCCCACTGATCTGCGTCACCCTTTCTCCAAATACTTGA